In the Gossypium raimondii isolate GPD5lz chromosome 9, ASM2569854v1, whole genome shotgun sequence genome, one interval contains:
- the LOC105799125 gene encoding uncharacterized protein LOC105799125 isoform X3: protein MLPIDKMDKALEQTNSYFYSFSCEHPFGRSRITIYMSNCYLDPGIAKTFEAKKTEPNKSYYCFVDKIRAMNCSPKFPVKWVKFMVMILSIASTGIAAGRTDIPRLSPTRGIIMEDPDLLSSAAVSDDFQTFYYPQTLDHFNYQPQSNATFQQRYVMNFKYWGGANNSAPILAYLGAESHLNVSLTSIGFLNDNAVSFNALLVYIEHRYYGISIPFGSREEAFKNASTLGYFNSAQAIADYAEIIMHIKNELRAFYSPVIVVGGSYGGMLASWLRLKYPHVALGALASSAPILYFDKITPSGAYYSVVTKDFREASESCYQTIRNSWSVIDKIASQPNGLSNLSTIFKTCKPLNKSSELKIALKNMYASAAQYDRPPRYPVTVICGGIDGANEKQDILSKIFAGVVAYRGNCSCYINPSTNDSSCPPTNDSEIVGWRWQTCSEMVIPIGIGNGTMFQPAPFNLTSFVQHCKTIFGVTSRPHWVTSYYGGHDIKLILQRFGSNIIFSNGLRDPYSPGGVLENISESILAVKTVNGSHCLDLYAQNASDPDWLVKQRQTEVEIIRGWIAQYYADLKAILFKQ from the exons ATGCTTCCCATAGACAAGATGGACAAGGCTTTAGAGCAAAcaaattcttatttttactcattttcttgTGAGCATCCTTTTGGGAGGAGCCGTATTACTATATATATGAGCAATTGTTATTTGGACCCTGGCATTGCCAAAACCTTCGAAGCTAAAAAAACAGAGCCTAATAAATCATACTACTGTTTCGTAGATAAAATCAGAGCAATGAACTGTTCTCCTAAATTTCCAGTCAAATGGGTTAAATTCATGGTTATGATTCTTTCAATTGCGTCCACTGGCATCGCTGCCGGCCGGACAGACATTCCGAGGCTTAGCCCGACGAGAGGAATAATCATGGAAGACCCTGACCTTTTATCTTCGGCAGCAGTTTCAGATGATTTTCAAACTTTCTATTACCCTCAAACACTTGATCACTTCAACTACCAACCTCAAAGCAACGCCACTTTCCAGCAAAGATACGTCATGAATTTCAAATATTGGGGCGGAGCAAACAACAGTGCGCCAATTTTAGCCTATCTCGGAGCGGAGTCGCATCTCAACGTTTCTCTTACCTCAATCGGTTTTCTCAATGATAATGCCGTCAGCTTCAATGCTCTCCTCGTCTACATTGAG CATCGATACTATGGGATATCAATACCATTTGGATCAAGAGAAGAAGCCTTTAAAAATGCAAGCACTTTGGGGTATTTCAACTCTGCACAAGCTATAGCTGACTATGCAGAAATCATCATGCATATCAAGAACGAACTTCGTGCTTTTTATTCTCCGGTCATCGTTGTTGGAGGATCCTATGGAGGAA TGCTTGCTTCATGGTTACGTTTAAAGTATCCTCATGTTGCTTTGGGAGCTTTGGCCTCATCAGCTCCAATTCTTTACTTCGATAAAATTACACCAAGTGGAGCTTACTATTCAGTCGTCACCAAGGATTTTAGG GAAGCGAGTGAGAGCTGCTACCAAACCATACGAAATTCGTGGTCTGTAATCGACAAAATTGCTTCCCAACCCAATGGTCTTTCAAACCTCAGCACGATATTCAAAACTTGCAA ACCTCTGAACAAATCTTCAGAGCTAAAAATCGCGTTGAAGAATATGTATGCCTCAGCAGCACAATATGATAGGCCCCCACGATATCCAGTAACGGTGATATGTGGAGGAATCGATGGAGCAAATGAAAAGCAAGATATTCTTAGTAAGATTTTTGCAGGCGTTGTTGCTTATAGAGGGAATTGTTCTTGCTATATTAATCCATCAACCAATGATTCTTCTTGCCCACCAACCAATGATTCCGAAATTGTAGGATGGAGATGGCAG acaTGCAGTGAAATGGTGATACCCATAGGCATCGGGAACGGGACGATGTTCCAACCTGCTCCGTTTAACCTAACCAGCTTTGTACAACATTGCAAGACAATCTTTGGTGTTACTTCTCGCCCTCATTGGGTCACTTCTTACTACGGTGGCCAT GATATAAAACTTATTCTCCAGAGATTTGGTAGCAACATCATATTTTCAAATGGTTTGCGAGATCCTTACAGTCCGGGCGG GGTTCTGGAAAATATTTCAGAAAGTATTCTTGCTGTAAAAACTGTAAATG GATCTCATTGCTTGGATCTATATGCACAAAATGCAAGCGATCCAGATTGGCTGGTGAAGCAGCGACAAACAGAGGTGGAGATCATCAGAGGATGGATAGCTCAGTACTATGCTGATCTCAAAGCCATTCTATTTAAACAATAG
- the LOC105799125 gene encoding uncharacterized protein LOC105799125 isoform X1, whose translation MLPIDKMDKALEQTNSYFYSFSCEHPFGRSRITIYMSNCYLDPGIAKTFEAKKTEPNKSYYCFVDKIRAMNCSPKFPVKWVKFMVMILSIASTGIAAGRTDIPRLSPTRGIIMEDPDLLSSAAVSDDFQTFYYPQTLDHFNYQPQSNATFQQRYVMNFKYWGGANNSAPILAYLGAESHLNVSLTSIGFLNDNAVSFNALLVYIEHRYYGISIPFGSREEAFKNASTLGYFNSAQAIADYAEIIMHIKNELRAFYSPVIVVGGSYGGMLASWLRLKYPHVALGALASSAPILYFDKITPSGAYYSVVTKDFREASESCYQTIRNSWSVIDKIASQPNGLSNLSTIFKTCKPLNKSSELKIALKNMYASAAQYDRPPRYPVTVICGGIDGANEKQDILSKIFAGVVAYRGNCSCYINPSTNDSSCPPTNDSEIVGWRWQTCSEMVIPIGIGNGTMFQPAPFNLTSFVQHCKTIFGVTSRPHWVTSYYGGHDIKLILQRFGSNIIFSNGLRDPYSPGGVLENISESILAVKTVNGSHCLDLYAQNASDPEWLVKQRQTEVKIIGGWIAQYYADLKASTMLISKPYSI comes from the exons ATGCTTCCCATAGACAAGATGGACAAGGCTTTAGAGCAAAcaaattcttatttttactcattttcttgTGAGCATCCTTTTGGGAGGAGCCGTATTACTATATATATGAGCAATTGTTATTTGGACCCTGGCATTGCCAAAACCTTCGAAGCTAAAAAAACAGAGCCTAATAAATCATACTACTGTTTCGTAGATAAAATCAGAGCAATGAACTGTTCTCCTAAATTTCCAGTCAAATGGGTTAAATTCATGGTTATGATTCTTTCAATTGCGTCCACTGGCATCGCTGCCGGCCGGACAGACATTCCGAGGCTTAGCCCGACGAGAGGAATAATCATGGAAGACCCTGACCTTTTATCTTCGGCAGCAGTTTCAGATGATTTTCAAACTTTCTATTACCCTCAAACACTTGATCACTTCAACTACCAACCTCAAAGCAACGCCACTTTCCAGCAAAGATACGTCATGAATTTCAAATATTGGGGCGGAGCAAACAACAGTGCGCCAATTTTAGCCTATCTCGGAGCGGAGTCGCATCTCAACGTTTCTCTTACCTCAATCGGTTTTCTCAATGATAATGCCGTCAGCTTCAATGCTCTCCTCGTCTACATTGAG CATCGATACTATGGGATATCAATACCATTTGGATCAAGAGAAGAAGCCTTTAAAAATGCAAGCACTTTGGGGTATTTCAACTCTGCACAAGCTATAGCTGACTATGCAGAAATCATCATGCATATCAAGAACGAACTTCGTGCTTTTTATTCTCCGGTCATCGTTGTTGGAGGATCCTATGGAGGAA TGCTTGCTTCATGGTTACGTTTAAAGTATCCTCATGTTGCTTTGGGAGCTTTGGCCTCATCAGCTCCAATTCTTTACTTCGATAAAATTACACCAAGTGGAGCTTACTATTCAGTCGTCACCAAGGATTTTAGG GAAGCGAGTGAGAGCTGCTACCAAACCATACGAAATTCGTGGTCTGTAATCGACAAAATTGCTTCCCAACCCAATGGTCTTTCAAACCTCAGCACGATATTCAAAACTTGCAA ACCTCTGAACAAATCTTCAGAGCTAAAAATCGCGTTGAAGAATATGTATGCCTCAGCAGCACAATATGATAGGCCCCCACGATATCCAGTAACGGTGATATGTGGAGGAATCGATGGAGCAAATGAAAAGCAAGATATTCTTAGTAAGATTTTTGCAGGCGTTGTTGCTTATAGAGGGAATTGTTCTTGCTATATTAATCCATCAACCAATGATTCTTCTTGCCCACCAACCAATGATTCCGAAATTGTAGGATGGAGATGGCAG acaTGCAGTGAAATGGTGATACCCATAGGCATCGGGAACGGGACGATGTTCCAACCTGCTCCGTTTAACCTAACCAGCTTTGTACAACATTGCAAGACAATCTTTGGTGTTACTTCTCGCCCTCATTGGGTCACTTCTTACTACGGTGGCCAT GATATAAAACTTATTCTCCAGAGATTTGGTAGCAACATCATATTTTCAAATGGTTTGCGAGATCCTTACAGTCCGGGCGG GGTTCTGGAAAATATTTCAGAAAGTATTCTTGCTGTAAAAACTGTAAATG